The genome window GCATGGCGTCCACGCGCGCCGCGGTCGTCTGATCCGACGAAGGTAAAAGGGCGCGGTCGATGCCGCGCCCTTTCCACTCTTTAAACTGACACTCGTCGAAGCGACCGGCCGTGACGACACTCGTCCTGTCGATCGTTACTCTCGTTCGATCGACGAAACGATCCGCAGAGACGCGCGACGTTCATCGATCGAACGAAGATTCGCGCGTGCCCTGTCGGCGGTTGCAAATGCATCATCGTCCGAGATTGCGGCACTTTGATGGCCATCCGATGTCGTTCCGAAAAGTTTGCGAAGGTCCTCGCTCACGATATCGAACCGCTGCGGCGCACGGGCAGGGCGCGCAGACGATGCGATCGCGCCGACGGCGCGGCTGACCTGTCCGAACCGGTCGCGCAGCGGCAGGAAGAGCATTTGCGCAGTGGGTTTGGCCCGGAGACCCTGTCGCTGACCTTCCAGGCCGAGGACGAGGCGCACTGGATCGTCGAAGACGGCGCGCAGAGCCGCGTTCAGCGGGTCACGCGCCTCGGGAGTGAAAGCTGACGACAGCGGCATACCCCGCATTTCGATTCCCATGATATCGGTTACGGCCTGTCCCGCGATGCGAAACCGTGCCAGGCCCGGAGCGATACGTTCCAGAAGAAAGATACGGTCGAGCACCCCGTCGAGCCCTCGTGGATCCACCTCGTCACGGAACGGCATGTCCCGCGTTCCGGCAAGCGCGCTCCAGTAGGTTTCGAGCTGCGCGAAGGCAGGGTCGTATGCCTGGGCAGCCCGGCGGGCACCCAGCGACACGATCCTGTCGTCGTCATTCGATCCGAACATCGTCACCTTTCCCCGTCCCCGCGTTGTGGCGGGATCTCACGTCTGATAATGCGTTCAGACCATCTGCTTTCCCGCCATCGGTCATACAATGGCCGTGCAAGAAAATCCGTCTCAATTTTAGACAAAGGTTAATGGTCCATGGTCCAATCTATGACGGCCTATGCATCCGGCACGGGTGGTGCGGACGCCTGGGCCTGGTCGTGGGAGCTTCGAAGCGTCAATTCCCGTGGTCTTGATCTCAGGCTGCGCGTTCCGGAGTGGATTGACGGCCTCGAGCCGGGCTTGCGCACGCGTTTGCGCGACGCCGCAGCGCGCGGAGCGATCACGGTGTCGCTTCGCCTTGGCCGTGCTGACGAAGGACGTGGGGAGGCGGATTCCGATGCTGTCGAGATCGCCCTGCGCCGGATCGCGACCGTTCATGCCCGGGCGGCCCAGCAGGGAATGACGCTTGCGCCGAGCACCGCGACTGATGTCCTGACGCTCGCAGCGGGAGAGAGCAGGGGGCATGCCGGCCCCGAGGAAATCGCGACACTCCGCAACACGCTTCTGGCGCAGTTCGAGGCCGAGATCCTCGCGCCGTTCCTCGAAATGAGACAGGCGGAAGGCCGCGCGCTTGGCTCGATACTCTTGCAGCATGTCGATGATATCTCGCGGCTCGTCGATACCGCTGCCGAACTGGCCGAGGCGCGGCTTCCCAAGATGCAGGCGGGTCTCGAGGCTGCACTTTCGCGCGTGGCCGGAAACGCAGAGGGAGCGGACCCGACGCGCGTCGCTCAGGAGCTTGCCATGGTGGCCGTCCGCGCCGATGTCACGGAAGAAATCGACCGCCTGCGTACCCATGTTGTGGCGGCACGCGACCACCTTGCCGACCATGGTCCGATCGGACGAAAACTCGACTTCCTCGCGCAGGAATTCAATCGCGAGGCAAACACGCTCTGCGCCAAGGCTCAGGACACCGATCTCGGGGCGACCGGCCTCGCCCTCAAGGCGGTGATCGACCAGATGCGCGAGCAGATCCAGAACGTGGAATGACCCTATGACAGACGGACAGGACCGCCGCGGTCTTCTCATCATCCTGAGTTCCCCCTCGGGTGCAGGCAAGTCGACGCTCGCCCGCAGGCTGAACGCATGGGATCCCTCGATCCTCTTCTCGGTTTCTGCGACGACGCGCTCTCCGCGTGAGAACGAAGTCGAGGGGCGTGACTATTACTTCGTTGGCGAGGAAGAGTTCCGTCGGCATGTAACGGATGGCGACATGCTGGAACATGCGCATGTCTTCGGCAACTTCTACGGATCGCCCCGCAAACCGGTCGAGCGCGCTATCGCCGCCGGAAAGGACGTGCTCTTCGACATCGACTGGCAGGGCGCGCAACAGATCCGCAACTCACCGCTGACGACGCATACCTTGTCGATCTTTCTGCTGCCGCCCTCGATGATCGAGCTGCGGCGCAGGCTCGAGGCGCGTGGCCAGGATGATTCCACCACCATCGCCCGCCGCATGGACAAGAGCTGGGACGAGATCAGCCA of Palleronia sp. LCG004 contains these proteins:
- a CDS encoding PAS domain-containing protein, yielding MFGSNDDDRIVSLGARRAAQAYDPAFAQLETYWSALAGTRDMPFRDEVDPRGLDGVLDRIFLLERIAPGLARFRIAGQAVTDIMGIEMRGMPLSSAFTPEARDPLNAALRAVFDDPVRLVLGLEGQRQGLRAKPTAQMLFLPLRDRFGQVSRAVGAIASSARPARAPQRFDIVSEDLRKLFGTTSDGHQSAAISDDDAFATADRARANLRSIDERRASLRIVSSIERE
- a CDS encoding YicC/YloC family endoribonuclease codes for the protein MVQSMTAYASGTGGADAWAWSWELRSVNSRGLDLRLRVPEWIDGLEPGLRTRLRDAAARGAITVSLRLGRADEGRGEADSDAVEIALRRIATVHARAAQQGMTLAPSTATDVLTLAAGESRGHAGPEEIATLRNTLLAQFEAEILAPFLEMRQAEGRALGSILLQHVDDISRLVDTAAELAEARLPKMQAGLEAALSRVAGNAEGADPTRVAQELAMVAVRADVTEEIDRLRTHVVAARDHLADHGPIGRKLDFLAQEFNREANTLCAKAQDTDLGATGLALKAVIDQMREQIQNVE
- the gmk gene encoding guanylate kinase, producing MTDGQDRRGLLIILSSPSGAGKSTLARRLNAWDPSILFSVSATTRSPRENEVEGRDYYFVGEEEFRRHVTDGDMLEHAHVFGNFYGSPRKPVERAIAAGKDVLFDIDWQGAQQIRNSPLTTHTLSIFLLPPSMIELRRRLEARGQDDSTTIARRMDKSWDEISHWDGYDFVLVNDDLDETERRLKTIITAARLRRAQQPNLLQHVRELQSEFEDRT